One window of Candidatus Methylacidiphilales bacterium genomic DNA carries:
- a CDS encoding SBBP repeat-containing protein, producing MLFGTALVLSMTMGVNAVASNFQVPRPVDPNISQGPGNPPTLQLDYCRATYISSVPWENVVAVELDKDGNVLVVGRGGNLGTSGTYMPEPVDIGSYFVMKLSPDLKRRLWTTYFATSSGKTFIRAIATDSSSDVYIGGVTLLNGKDYTGGFVAKLSGQTGNLLWGSPNPTYGSDYLGSSVNDIAVDKNNRIYVTGRKPGNIPAFTSADPQKPVYPNSVAYVDIYNSDGSKIVDSSAQGGIVIGNVNASPCTNCSSGTTETHTEGYRLEVGDDGAVHLLG from the coding sequence ATGTTATTTGGGACGGCTTTGGTGCTGAGCATGACAATGGGAGTGAATGCAGTGGCAAGCAATTTTCAGGTTCCGCGTCCAGTGGATCCTAATATAAGCCAAGGGCCGGGGAATCCACCGACTCTGCAACTGGATTATTGTCGGGCGACATATATCAGCTCCGTGCCGTGGGAGAATGTGGTGGCGGTTGAGTTGGACAAAGACGGAAACGTATTAGTGGTGGGGCGGGGAGGAAATTTGGGGACATCTGGAACTTATATGCCTGAGCCGGTGGATATCGGGAGCTATTTTGTAATGAAATTATCGCCTGATCTCAAGCGGCGTCTATGGACAACGTATTTTGCGACTTCTAGCGGCAAAACCTTTATCCGAGCTATAGCTACAGACAGCAGTAGTGACGTGTATATTGGAGGGGTGACATTATTGAATGGGAAGGACTACACGGGAGGGTTTGTGGCGAAATTATCTGGACAGACGGGTAATTTATTATGGGGCTCGCCCAATCCGACATATGGAAGCGATTATTTGGGCTCGAGTGTGAATGATATCGCCGTAGATAAGAATAATCGGATCTACGTGACGGGTCGTAAGCCTGGCAATATTCCAGCATTTACTAGTGCTGATCCTCAGAAACCTGTTTATCCGAACTCGGTAGCCTACGTAGATATTTATAACTCTGATGGCTCTAAGATTGTGGATTCGAGTGCACAAGGTGGGATAGTGATTGGCAATGTGAATGCTAGCCCATGCACGAATTGCTCAAGTGGGACAACGGAGACCCATACTGAGGGCTATCGGCTTGAGGTGGGAGACGACGGGGCTGTGCATCTTTTGGG
- a CDS encoding excinuclease ABC subunit UvrC, whose product MNGDQKLPPHLKEKLSLLPHRPGIYLFKDRFHRVIYVGKARDLYKRVHQYFHSSRRATADLKTRALIEAIHDLEFHTVRSEPEALLLEGKLIKQFRPRYNISFRDDKRFLLVRVNLADPFPRFQLTRLRRDDGCRYFGPFPHSSALRSTLNLMKKLFGLRSCHPATPTEADYRHCLDHVIKNCSAPCIGKISPEAYKMRVQQACDFLEGHTQEMRARLRVEMEKAAAEMQFEKAAQLRDLLQDLERTTTPQRRFVKQFVVAIDPARDLEDLAHTLHLPAPPHLMECFDISNISDLHKVASMVSFRNGKPNPSAYRRYRIRTVEGQDDFACIAEVVRRRYTRLIRLSEKLPALIIVDGGKGQLNAARAELHALGLHHIPIIGLAKEEETIHLPDQPEPLRLDPHSGALRMLQRIRDEAHRVANTYHQLLLNRRIKESILDDCPGISLTRRTRLLAHFGSIERLKTASVEEIATVPGIGRALAETLHQYLQSLKSNNV is encoded by the coding sequence ATGAACGGGGATCAAAAACTACCCCCACACCTCAAAGAAAAACTCTCCCTCCTCCCCCACCGCCCAGGCATCTACCTCTTCAAAGATCGTTTCCACCGCGTCATCTACGTCGGCAAAGCCCGCGACCTCTACAAACGCGTCCACCAATACTTCCACTCCTCCCGCCGTGCCACAGCTGACCTCAAAACCCGCGCCCTCATCGAAGCCATCCACGACCTCGAATTCCACACCGTCCGCTCCGAGCCAGAAGCCCTCCTCCTCGAAGGCAAACTCATCAAACAATTCCGTCCCCGCTACAACATCAGTTTCCGCGACGATAAACGTTTCCTCCTCGTCCGCGTCAACCTCGCCGACCCCTTCCCCCGCTTCCAACTCACCCGCCTCCGCCGCGACGACGGCTGCCGCTACTTCGGCCCCTTTCCCCACTCCAGCGCCCTCCGCTCCACCCTCAACCTCATGAAAAAACTCTTCGGCCTGCGCTCCTGCCATCCCGCCACCCCCACCGAAGCCGACTACCGCCACTGCCTCGACCACGTCATCAAAAACTGCTCCGCCCCATGCATCGGCAAAATCTCCCCCGAAGCCTACAAAATGCGCGTCCAGCAAGCCTGCGACTTCCTCGAAGGCCACACCCAAGAAATGCGTGCCCGCCTCCGCGTCGAAATGGAAAAAGCCGCCGCCGAAATGCAATTCGAAAAAGCCGCCCAACTCCGCGACCTCCTCCAAGACCTCGAGCGCACCACCACCCCGCAGCGCCGCTTCGTCAAACAATTCGTCGTCGCCATCGACCCCGCCCGCGACCTCGAAGACCTCGCCCACACCCTTCACCTACCCGCTCCCCCCCACCTCATGGAATGCTTCGACATCTCCAACATCTCCGACCTCCACAAAGTCGCCTCCATGGTCTCCTTCCGTAACGGAAAACCCAACCCCTCCGCCTACCGCCGCTACCGCATCCGCACCGTCGAAGGCCAAGACGACTTCGCCTGCATCGCCGAAGTCGTCCGCCGCCGCTACACCCGCCTCATCCGCCTCAGCGAAAAACTCCCGGCCCTCATCATCGTCGACGGCGGCAAAGGCCAACTCAACGCCGCCCGAGCCGAGCTCCACGCCCTCGGCCTCCACCACATCCCCATCATCGGCCTCGCCAAAGAAGAAGAAACCATCCACCTCCCTGACCAACCCGAGCCCCTTCGCCTAGATCCACACTCCGGCGCCCTCCGCATGCTCCAACGCATCCGCGACGAAGCCCACCGCGTCGCCAACACCTACCACCAACTCCTCCTCAACCGCCGCATTAAAGAAAGCATCCTCGACGACTGCCCCGGCATCTCCCTCACACGACGCACTCGCCTCCTCGCTCACTTCGGCTCCATCGAGCGACTCAAAACTGCTTCCGTTGAAGAAATCGCAACCGTCCCCGGCATCGGCCGCGCCCTCGCAGAGACCCTCCACCAATACCTCCAATCCCTCAAGAGCAACAACGTATAA
- a CDS encoding HAD hydrolase-like protein — MNISRIRNIILDWSGTLVNDFPPVLEATNEIFRQYNKPPMSEEEFREKFFLPFPEFYKRYLPEATMVQLDHYYHSAFKLLQENIPLLEHARSFLDFCQARGYRLFLLSTIHAEHWEVQSARLNVRHYFTQAYVQAIDKRKTILHLLAEHDLDPAETMFVGDMVHDIETAHHGGVLSCAVLTGYDSLEKLKKAEPHFIFRHLGHLQDFLMRHAEEVTPSYAPTATVGALVFDEAGDVLMIRTYKWSHKWGIPGGKIRTHEKAEEALKREVLEETGLSIGDIRFVLYQDCICSTEFYKPAHFVLLNYTARVAGRQPSVQLNEEADQYVWVAPGEAYSLDLNTPTRILLDYVLSQKRF; from the coding sequence ATGAACATTTCGCGCATACGAAATATCATCCTAGATTGGTCGGGCACGCTCGTTAATGATTTTCCTCCTGTGCTTGAGGCTACGAACGAAATTTTTCGGCAATACAATAAGCCTCCTATGTCGGAGGAAGAGTTTCGTGAAAAATTCTTCCTTCCGTTTCCTGAGTTTTACAAGCGTTACTTACCTGAGGCAACGATGGTGCAGCTTGATCATTATTATCACAGTGCTTTTAAGCTGCTTCAGGAAAACATTCCGCTTCTTGAGCATGCGCGGTCTTTTCTCGATTTTTGCCAGGCACGCGGCTATCGTCTTTTTTTGCTCTCGACGATTCATGCGGAACATTGGGAGGTGCAATCTGCGCGGCTGAATGTGCGGCATTATTTCACGCAGGCTTACGTTCAGGCGATTGATAAACGGAAGACGATCTTGCATTTGCTGGCGGAGCATGATCTTGACCCGGCTGAGACGATGTTTGTCGGGGATATGGTGCATGATATTGAGACGGCGCATCATGGGGGTGTGCTTTCTTGCGCGGTTCTTACGGGCTACGATTCATTGGAGAAATTAAAGAAAGCGGAGCCGCATTTTATATTTCGGCATCTTGGGCATTTGCAGGATTTCTTGATGCGCCATGCGGAAGAGGTGACGCCGTCCTATGCTCCGACGGCGACGGTGGGGGCGTTGGTTTTTGATGAGGCGGGTGATGTTTTAATGATTCGCACTTATAAGTGGTCTCATAAGTGGGGGATTCCTGGAGGAAAAATAAGAACGCACGAGAAGGCGGAAGAGGCTTTGAAGCGAGAGGTGCTGGAGGAGACGGGGCTTTCGATTGGTGATATTCGTTTTGTGCTTTATCAGGATTGCATTTGCTCTACGGAATTTTATAAGCCGGCGCATTTTGTGCTTTTGAATTACACAGCGCGTGTTGCGGGGCGGCAGCCGTCGGTGCAGTTGAATGAAGAAGCGGATCAGTATGTCTGGGTGGCTCCTGGTGAGGCGTATTCGCTAGACTTAAATACGCCTACGCGGATTCTTCTGGATTATGTGTTGTCGCAAAAGAGGTTTTGA